The genomic stretch CCTGCAGTACTCCGACGTGCGCCGCGGCCGGGGGCTGGCCGCCCGGCTGGAGGAACGGGGCTCGCTGCGCCGGCTGACGACGGACGAGGAGGTCGCGCGGGCGGTCGTCGAGGCGCCGCACGACACCCGCGCGTACTTCCGCGGGGAGTGCCTGCGCCGCTACGGCGACTCGGTCGCGGCCGCCTCCTGGGACTCGGTGATCTTCGACATCCCCGAGCGCGACGCGCTGCAGCGGGTTCCGACGCTGGAGCCGCTGCGGGGCACCAAGGCACATGTCGGGGCGCTGCTCGACGCCAGTCCCGACGTGGCCGCGCTGATGGCCAACCTCACCGACCGCGGCTGAGCACGGGCCGGCCGGCCCCGAACACCGGGAACTGCGAGGAGGGCACGGTGCTGGGACGGCTGCGACGCTCGCTGGGCGGCTCGGCGCCCGGGATGAGCGCCGCGCTGGGCGCCCTGGACGAGGTGCTCAACCCCGCGGCGCACCGGGCCCGCGAACTGCTCGAGCACGACCACGAGCGGGTCGTGGCCACACCGTCCCCGGGCGACCGCCTGCTCAACGAGGGGGTGCTGGAACTGCCGGCGACCCCTCAGCCCAGCCGCTCCAACCGGAGCGCGAGCGCGGGGCAGGCGGCGACCGCCCGCTCGGCGAACCCGTGCAGGTGCTCGGGGACCGGACCGCCCACGAACGGGTAGCCCCAGTCGTCGAGGGAGATGACCTCGGGCAGCAACTCGGCGCACAGCCCATGGGCGTCGCAGCGCAGCCAGTCGACCTGCAGCGACTCCATCCGACGGCCGGAGGTCACGGTCGATCCGTCCATCCCGGTCACCTCCACTCCGTGTCGCTGCCGAGGGCGGGGCCGGGCACGGGGATGACCGGTCGTCCCACGGAGCCCGGGCAGGGCTCCCCGGCCGCGTGCGCGTAGGCGTCGTCCGCGGCCATCGTCAGGGCCGAGCGAACCGTGCGGGCCACGCCACCGGGGTGGTGGCAGGCGCCCCGGCCCTCGACCATCCCGCACCAGCGGTGCAGCCGGTCCAGCGTCGCCAGACCGCCTTGCCCGCTCGCGAGCAGCTGCAGGCCGTGCGCGAGTGCGGGCAGGCCGTTCAGGCAGGGTCCGCACTGCTGCGCACTCTCGCCCGCCATCCACCGGGTGATCCGGGCCGTCTCGGCCAGGGTGCAGGTCCCCACCGGGACCGGGGCCAGCAGCCCGACTCCCGGGGACACGCCAGACTCGCCGCGCCCGGGGGCCTGCAGCGGCGTGGTCCACGCGTCGGCGCCGTCCAGCCAGGTCCCCGCGAATCCGCCCATGAGGACCGCACCGACCTGGGTGCGGTCGATGCCGGCGGCCTCCAGCGCGTCGCCCGCGGGCAGCCCCGACGGCACCTCGAGGACGGACGAGCCGCCGGACGGGTGCCGGACGGTCACCATCCGGGTCCCGGGGTCGCCGGGCACGCCGACCTGACGGAACCACTCCGCCCCGTGCCGGGCGATCAGCCCGACGTGGGCGTACGTCTCCGCGTTCGACAGCAGCGTGGGGCGTCCGTCGACCCCGCGCTGATCGGGCCGCGGGGTGGGCCCGGTCGGCAGCGCCGGACCGCCGGACAGGAAGCGGATGACCGCGCTGGCCTCGCCCGACACGTAGCGGTCCGGGACCTCCTCGAGGCGGACCCGCAGGTCGTGGCCGTCGTCACGCTCGAGCTCGTACAGGGCGGCGTCGACGGCGTCCCGAGTGGCCAGATCGCCGCGGTGGACGACCACGACGACGTCGCGGGCGCCCACGGCCCGGGCGCAGGCGACGGCCCCGTCGAGCACCAGGTGGGGGGTGAGCGTGAGCAGGGAGGCGTCCTTCGCGGACAGCGGCTCGCCCTCGGAGGCGTTGACGACGACCACCGGGCGACGACGCCGCGAGGCGACCGCGGCCAGCTTGATGCCGAACGGGAACGCCGCACCGCCGCGACCCCGCAGCCCCGAGTCGGTCACCTGCTGCAGCAGCGGGTCGGGCTCGGACCTGCCGCGCCGGCGGGGGACCGGGAGGGCGCCGTGCACCGCACGGTGCTCCTCCAGGCCGAGGCGCCGGCGCGAGTGGTCGACCCCGGCCAGCAGCCGAGCCGGTCCGAGCGCCAGGACCTGGGTGCTCCCCGGGCGCTCGTTCGGGACCGGCGTCACCGGCGTCACGGGCTCTGCGGTGCCGGTCGGCCCGGGCAGATCCACCAGGGTCATCGTCCGGGCCTCGGCCGCGCGTGCGCCGGAACCGGGACTGGCGGTCACGGGGTCACCGCCACCGTCGCGGTGGACTCCGGGGGCGGCGTTCCCGCCTTCTCGGCCCACCCGGGTGCCAGCGGCCCCCCGACGGCCCACAGGGTGACCAGCACGGGCGCGACGGCCAGGCCGATCAGGGCGGTGATCCGCGCCGGCTGGGGCAACGTCACCAGGCCGGCGACGCGAGCCGCCACGGCCATGATCACCAGGACGACGCAGACGGCGGTGACGATCTGCACGGCCGGGTTGCGGGCGTCGGTCCCGGTGCCGAGCCCGTGCAGCACCGAGGCGCCCCAGGCGACGTAGGTGAACGCGTGCACGACCCGCCAGGTGCGTTCGCTGAGGCGGCGACGCCACGCGGTCGCGATGAGGGCCGCGATGAGCAGGTCGACCGCGAGGGTGCCGAGGCCGAGCCAGATCGGCCGGTACGGCGAGGCGAACGGGACCACCGCGTCCCAGACGTCGATGTCGACGTAGGAGTCCAGCACCGAGGTCACGATGTGGATGCCGAGCAGGGCCACGGTCATCAGGGCCAGCTTGCGGTGCAGCTCGTTGGTGACGAACGCGGGCATCTTGAACGGCAGCCGGCGCGCCGTGGACAGCACGCCGAGGATGACGACCAGGGTGAACTGGACCAGCAGCACCAGCCCGGTCGCCCGGTTGAGCCACCACAGGGTCTGCGAGGGGACGGTGACGTCCACGGCGGCGACAGGGGCCGCCGCCGACAGGTGCTCCAGCGTCAGGCTGAGCGCGGTCATGCCGCGACCTCCTCGGGCCAGGGGTGAACGGGGACGACGGTGCCCTCGGTCGTGACCAGTCGGGCGGGCAGGCCGGCGTTGGCCAGCCAGGTGGGTGCCGACTCGCCCAGCATCAGGGCGGCGGCGGAGGCTGCGTTGGCGTCCACGCAGGTGGCGGCGGCCACGGAGGCCGTACGGAAGCGCCCTCGTGCGGGTGAGGCGGTGCGCGGGTCGATGAGGTGGTGCACGATGCGCCGGCCGACCCGCCAGCGTCGGGCCAGGGTGGTCGAGGTCGCCAGCCCGCCGGTGGCGAGCGCGACCAGGACCGGCGGGGCCTCGCCCGGCTCGGGCTCGGGCCGCTCGGTGAGGCGGACCAGGAACCCCGGGCTGCCTTCGGGGACGCCGGCCACGGCCAGGTCACCGCCCATGCCCACGAGCACCGGACCGTCGACGGCGCGGGCGGCAGCCTGCGCGGCGGCATCGGCGGCCCAGGCCTTCGCCGACGCCCCGAGGTCGAGCACGACCCCGGCCGGCACCCGCACCGTCCCGGCCTCGTCGTCGACGACGACCTGCGTGTGGTCGGGGCGTCGGACGACGGCGACCGGCGTGGTGAGGCGCCGGATCCCGGTGCTGCGCAGCTCCTCGATGTCGCGGTCGTAGCCGTGTGCGACCAGCAGCTCGCCGATGGTGGGGTCGATCAGGCCGTCGGTGATGCGCGCCACCCGCAGCCCCTCGCGCACCAGCGTGCGGAACAGCGGGGAGGCCGGGACCGGCCGGCCCTCGGCGGTGTTGAGCTCGCTGATCTCGCTGTCGGTCCGGAACCGGCTGGCCGCGAGGTCCACGGCGTCGATGACGGCCTGCACGGCGGCCCGTGCCGGGGCCAACTCGTCGGCGCGCGTCGTCACCACCTCGACGGTGGTCGACCACACGGTCCAAGTGGCGTGGGCGGCGGGCAGGCAGTCGGTGTCCCGGACGGCGCCGCCCGCTGCGGGGGCGGCCGTGGTCATGACCCGGAACCGCCGGCGGGGGCGGGCGCGGGGGCGGGCTTCGCCGGGGCCGGGGCCGGCGGGGGCGGCGGCGGCGGGGCCGGGGCGGCCGGCTTCGGGGCCGGTGCCGGGGCGGCGGGCTTCGGGGCGGGTGCGGGGGCGGCCGGCTTGGGTGCCGGCGCGGCGGCGGGCTTGGGCGCGGACTGCCCGGAGGACCCGCCCGAGCCCGAGGACCCGGAGGAGCCGGAGGAGCCGGACGACCCGCCGGAGCTCGAGGACCCGGACGAGCCGGAGGACCCGGAGGAGCCGGACGTCGTCACGGCCTGGGGAGCGGCGGCCGGCGCGGCCGGCGCGGCGTCGGCCTTGGCCTTCGCCGCCGCGGCCTTCTTCGCCTTCGCGGCCGCCTTCGCCTTGGCCTTCGCCTTGGCGGCCTTCGCCGCTGCGGCGTCCGTCGCCGCGGCCGGGTCGGAGGACCCTGCCGCGCCGTCGTCGACGGCGGCCGCCTCGGCCACCGCCACCTCGGCCAGGGGGGCCTGCTCGGCGGCAAGCCCCGTGGTCGGTGCGGCCAGGGCCGCGGTCACGATGCCGGTCGCGGCGACGGTTCCCACCGTCGCCGCCGCGGCCATCACGTTGACCGTGCGGGTTCCTGCCGTCCTGCGGCGGGTCGCGTCCATCGCCTACCTCTCGGGTCGGGCCCGTTCCTGCGGGGGCCTCACGGTCGGGTCGGCGCTGCGCCGGACCCGGGTCGATCCCCTCGCGGACCACTGTGGGGGAGGCACCGATAAGTGGGTACCCCGCCACTCCTAACGGGTCCCTAAGGATCTTGGGTCGCCTCAGGGAGCCGCGTCCCGGCCCGGCGGATAGGGTCAGGGGTTGCGGCGGGTCCGCTGCCGGGTGGTCGGTGCCGGGGCCCGCACGGGAGGAGGGTCCATGAGCACGCGCGACAGCGGCGAGCAGAAGCGGGCGACCCGCTCGGCGGACGAGGTCGACGAGGTCGAGGTCGCCCCCGCGGAGGACGTGGCGGCCCGCAAGGAGCAGCTCGACGCCGACGTGGACGCGATGCTGGACGAGATCGACGAGGTGCTCGAGGAGAACGCCGAGGACTTCGTGAAGTCGTTCGTGCAGAAGGGCGGCCAGTGAGCAACCAGGGCGAGCGGACCGGTCAGGCACGGCTGCCGGACGCCTACCTCGGGGCCGGGTCGTCGTCGTTCGTGGAGTTCCTCGGTGCGCAGGCACCCGATCTCCTGCCCGGCCGTCGGCTGGCGCAGCAGGGCTGGCCGGCCGCTGCGCGGTCCGGTGAGGACCGCGGCCTGGACGCGCCGCACGGCACCACGATCGTGGCGGTGACCTACCCCGACGGCGCGGTGATGGCCGGCGACCGCCGGGCCACGATGGGCAACATCATCGCCCAGCGTGACATCGAGAAGGTCTTCGCCGCGGACGAGCACTGCGTGGTCGGCATCGCCGGGACCGCGGGCATCGCCGTGGAGCTGGTGCGGCTGTTCCAGGTGGAGCTGGAGCACTACGAGAAGATCGAGGGCGTCCCGCTGTCCATGGACGGCAAGGCCAACCGCCTGTCCACCCTGCTGCGCGGCAACCTGGGGCTGGCCATGCAGGGCCTGGCCGTCGTCCCGCTGCTGGCCGGCTTCGACCTGGAGTCCGAGGGCGGCCGGATCTTCTCGTACGACGTCACCGGCGGCCGCTACGAGGAGCACGACTTCTACTCGGTCGGGTCGGGGTCGATGTTCGCGCGCGGCTCGCTGAAGAAGCTCTACCGCGAGGACCTGTCCGCCGAGGACTCCATCGCGGTCGTCATCGAGGCGCTGTACGACGCCGCCGACGACGACTCGGCCACCGGAGGCCCGGACCTGGCCCGCGGGATCCTGCCCGTGGTGGCCCGGGTCGACGCCGCCGGGGTCCACCTGCTGTCCGACGAGGAGCTCGGGCCGGTGGTGCGCGCCGTGGTCGAGGCCCGGATGACGCGCCCGGACGGCCCGAACGCCCCGCTGCCGCGGGTCTGAGGGGGCAGGAGCAGCGATGAGCGTCCCGTTCTACGTCTCGCCCGAGCAGATCATCAAGGACAAGGCGGACTACGCGCGCAAGGGCATCGCCCGCGGCCGCAGCGTCGTGGTGCTGCAGTACGACGGCGGCATCCTGTTCGTTGCGGAGAACCCGTCCCGGGCGCTGCACAAGATCTCCGAGATCTACGACCGGATCGCGTTCGCCGCGGTCGGCAAGTACAACGAGTTCGAGAACCTCCGGGTCGCCGGCGTCCGGCTCGCCGACCTGCGCGGCTTCTCCTACGACCGGCGCGACGTGACCGGGCGCAGCCTGGCCAACGCCTACGCCCAGACCCTCGGCACGATCTTCACCGAGACGCCGAAGCCGTACGAGGTGGAGATCGTCGTGGCCGAGGTGGGGGAGGGCCCGGCGGACGACCAGCTATACCGGCTCACGTTCGACGGGTCCGTCGCCGACGAGCACGGCTTCGTCGCGATGGGCGGCTCGGCGGAGAAGATCTCCGGCGCGCTGCTGGAGTCGTGGCACGACGGGATGCCGCTGGAGGAGGCCCTGCGGCTCGCGGTCGCCACCCTCGGGACCGAGGGCTCCGGCGACGGCAACCCGCGCGTCCTGACGGCCGACCAGCTCGAGGTCGCCGTGCTCGACCGGTCCCGGCCGCGGCGCAAGTTCCGCCGGGTGGTCGGCGACCGCCTCACCGACCTGCTGGGCGAACCGCCGGAGCCGCCCCCCGCTCCCGGTGTGCCCGAGTCGCCCGACACCGACCCGGAGTCCGCCGACACGCCGTGACCCGGCCTTCCGCCTAGGGTGTCGCCATGGACCGCCGGATCTTCGGGCTCGAGACCGAGTACGGCGTCACGTGCACGTTCCGCGGCCAGCGCCGGCTGAGCCCGGACGAGGTCGCGCGCTACCTGTTCCGTCGGGTCGTGTCCTGGGGTCGCAGCAGCAACGTCTTCCTGCGCAACGGCGCGCGGCTCTACCTCGACGTCGGCAGCCACCCGGAGTACGCCACCCCGGAGTGCGACGACG from Candidatus Nanopelagicales bacterium encodes the following:
- a CDS encoding ferredoxin gives rise to the protein MDGSTVTSGRRMESLQVDWLRCDAHGLCAELLPEVISLDDWGYPFVGGPVPEHLHGFAERAVAACPALALRLERLG
- a CDS encoding NADH-ubiquinone oxidoreductase-F iron-sulfur binding region domain-containing protein, which translates into the protein MTLVDLPGPTGTAEPVTPVTPVPNERPGSTQVLALGPARLLAGVDHSRRRLGLEEHRAVHGALPVPRRRGRSEPDPLLQQVTDSGLRGRGGAAFPFGIKLAAVASRRRRPVVVVNASEGEPLSAKDASLLTLTPHLVLDGAVACARAVGARDVVVVVHRGDLATRDAVDAALYELERDDGHDLRVRLEEVPDRYVSGEASAVIRFLSGGPALPTGPTPRPDQRGVDGRPTLLSNAETYAHVGLIARHGAEWFRQVGVPGDPGTRMVTVRHPSGGSSVLEVPSGLPAGDALEAAGIDRTQVGAVLMGGFAGTWLDGADAWTTPLQAPGRGESGVSPGVGLLAPVPVGTCTLAETARITRWMAGESAQQCGPCLNGLPALAHGLQLLASGQGGLATLDRLHRWCGMVEGRGACHHPGGVARTVRSALTMAADDAYAHAAGEPCPGSVGRPVIPVPGPALGSDTEWR
- a CDS encoding ferric reductase-like transmembrane domain-containing protein, with translation MTALSLTLEHLSAAAPVAAVDVTVPSQTLWWLNRATGLVLLVQFTLVVILGVLSTARRLPFKMPAFVTNELHRKLALMTVALLGIHIVTSVLDSYVDIDVWDAVVPFASPYRPIWLGLGTLAVDLLIAALIATAWRRRLSERTWRVVHAFTYVAWGASVLHGLGTGTDARNPAVQIVTAVCVVLVIMAVAARVAGLVTLPQPARITALIGLAVAPVLVTLWAVGGPLAPGWAEKAGTPPPESTATVAVTP
- a CDS encoding FAD:protein FMN transferase, translating into MTTAAPAAGGAVRDTDCLPAAHATWTVWSTTVEVVTTRADELAPARAAVQAVIDAVDLAASRFRTDSEISELNTAEGRPVPASPLFRTLVREGLRVARITDGLIDPTIGELLVAHGYDRDIEELRSTGIRRLTTPVAVVRRPDHTQVVVDDEAGTVRVPAGVVLDLGASAKAWAADAAAQAAARAVDGPVLVGMGGDLAVAGVPEGSPGFLVRLTERPEPEPGEAPPVLVALATGGLATSTTLARRWRVGRRIVHHLIDPRTASPARGRFRTASVAAATCVDANAASAAALMLGESAPTWLANAGLPARLVTTEGTVVPVHPWPEEVAA
- a CDS encoding ubiquitin-like protein Pup, whose product is MSTRDSGEQKRATRSADEVDEVEVAPAEDVAARKEQLDADVDAMLDEIDEVLEENAEDFVKSFVQKGGQ
- the prcB gene encoding proteasome subunit beta; this encodes MSNQGERTGQARLPDAYLGAGSSSFVEFLGAQAPDLLPGRRLAQQGWPAAARSGEDRGLDAPHGTTIVAVTYPDGAVMAGDRRATMGNIIAQRDIEKVFAADEHCVVGIAGTAGIAVELVRLFQVELEHYEKIEGVPLSMDGKANRLSTLLRGNLGLAMQGLAVVPLLAGFDLESEGGRIFSYDVTGGRYEEHDFYSVGSGSMFARGSLKKLYREDLSAEDSIAVVIEALYDAADDDSATGGPDLARGILPVVARVDAAGVHLLSDEELGPVVRAVVEARMTRPDGPNAPLPRV
- the prcA gene encoding proteasome subunit alpha, with product MSVPFYVSPEQIIKDKADYARKGIARGRSVVVLQYDGGILFVAENPSRALHKISEIYDRIAFAAVGKYNEFENLRVAGVRLADLRGFSYDRRDVTGRSLANAYAQTLGTIFTETPKPYEVEIVVAEVGEGPADDQLYRLTFDGSVADEHGFVAMGGSAEKISGALLESWHDGMPLEEALRLAVATLGTEGSGDGNPRVLTADQLEVAVLDRSRPRRKFRRVVGDRLTDLLGEPPEPPPAPGVPESPDTDPESADTP